In Ignavibacteriales bacterium, the following proteins share a genomic window:
- the gyrA gene encoding DNA gyrase subunit A: MATISEKIIPVDIEDEMRGSYIDYSMSVIVSRALPDVRDGLKPVHRRVLFGMQGLGLASNRAYKKSARIVGEVLGKYHPHGDSAVYETMVRMAQDFSMRYMLVDGQGNFGSVDGDSPAAMRYTEARLTKIAEEMLKDLEKNTVNFAPNFDDTLEEPTVMPSLIPNLLCNGTSGIAVGMATNIPPHNLREVIDGCVAYIKDSNISNEKLMKHILAPDFPTGGIIYGYGGVKDAYTTGRGKVVVRARASIETGKGERQRIIITELPYQVNKASLIVKIADLVTEKKLEDISDVRDESDRDGLRVVVDLKREANAEVVLNNLYKHTPMQTTFGVIMLALVDGRPKVLQLREFIQHFIEHRNEVIVRRTKFDLDEAEKRAHILEGYIIALDNIDAVIALIKKSKDVESAKLGLMKKFKLSEIQAKAILDMRLQRLTGLERKKVEDEYRETIKLIERLKSILKNKQLQMKIIEEELVAMKEKYGDDRRTEIVYKAEEFSIEDMIAEEEVVVTISHSGFIKRFPVSGYRRQSRGGKGVTGAATREDDFVAHMFIASTHDYVLIFTDKGRCYWLKVFEIPEGGRTAKGKSINNVIDKDPDEKIASFIAVKEFDDTHFVFMFTELGLVKKVVLSEFSNPRRNGIVAANLKKGDQLTDVKLTDATQDIVIGTQNGLAIRFHEDEIRPMGRSAAGVRGIRLGKGDKVVGAVNLRRKGTTILVATQKGFGKRSEEDEYRISHRGGKGIFTVKASEKTGKMVAIKEVVDTDDVVIVTSDGMVIRQHAADIRVAGRNTQGVHLIRLKEGDSVADVAAVVAEEEEEKQLAEKEKNGANIKSSTPDKPLIGGRDELKQENIVTPKSDKNEKKKPASPTKPVKKLSKKKKK; the protein is encoded by the coding sequence AAAAAATAATACCGGTTGATATTGAAGATGAAATGAGAGGATCGTACATCGATTATTCGATGTCGGTTATTGTGTCGCGCGCCCTACCAGATGTTCGGGATGGTCTCAAACCAGTGCACCGGCGTGTGTTGTTCGGTATGCAAGGACTTGGATTGGCAAGTAATCGTGCATATAAAAAAAGCGCACGTATCGTTGGAGAAGTTCTCGGTAAATATCATCCGCATGGCGATTCTGCTGTGTACGAAACAATGGTGCGCATGGCGCAGGATTTTTCAATGCGCTACATGCTTGTAGATGGGCAAGGAAACTTCGGCTCGGTTGATGGTGATTCGCCTGCGGCAATGCGCTATACAGAAGCGCGCCTTACTAAAATCGCAGAAGAGATGCTTAAGGATCTCGAAAAGAATACTGTGAACTTTGCGCCAAACTTTGATGACACGCTCGAAGAACCAACGGTGATGCCATCGCTTATTCCCAATCTCTTATGTAATGGCACCAGCGGCATTGCAGTTGGCATGGCAACCAATATTCCTCCGCATAATTTGCGTGAAGTGATTGACGGCTGTGTCGCCTATATTAAGGATTCGAATATCAGCAATGAAAAGCTGATGAAACATATTCTTGCGCCGGATTTTCCAACAGGTGGAATTATCTACGGGTATGGAGGTGTGAAAGATGCGTACACAACAGGACGCGGCAAGGTTGTTGTCCGCGCCCGCGCCAGCATTGAAACGGGTAAGGGTGAACGTCAGCGAATTATTATCACAGAGCTGCCATATCAAGTGAACAAAGCATCGCTTATTGTCAAGATCGCAGATCTCGTCACAGAAAAAAAATTAGAAGACATTTCTGATGTTCGAGATGAATCCGATCGCGACGGGTTGCGCGTTGTTGTTGATTTGAAACGTGAGGCGAATGCCGAAGTCGTGCTCAACAATCTTTACAAGCACACACCGATGCAAACAACATTCGGCGTTATTATGCTCGCCCTGGTGGACGGCCGTCCAAAGGTGCTTCAGCTGCGCGAATTCATACAGCACTTCATCGAGCATCGCAATGAAGTCATAGTACGGCGTACAAAGTTTGATTTGGATGAGGCCGAAAAACGTGCACATATTCTTGAAGGGTACATCATCGCGCTCGACAACATAGATGCAGTGATCGCACTCATCAAGAAATCGAAAGATGTCGAAAGCGCCAAGCTGGGTTTGATGAAAAAATTTAAGCTGTCTGAGATTCAAGCAAAAGCGATTCTCGACATGCGCCTGCAGCGGTTAACCGGTCTTGAACGTAAAAAAGTGGAGGATGAATACCGCGAGACAATTAAACTTATCGAAAGACTAAAATCAATTTTGAAGAATAAACAGCTCCAGATGAAAATAATAGAAGAAGAGCTGGTTGCAATGAAAGAGAAGTACGGCGATGACCGCAGAACCGAGATTGTTTATAAGGCGGAAGAATTTAGCATTGAAGACATGATTGCCGAAGAAGAAGTTGTTGTGACGATTAGCCACAGCGGCTTCATCAAGCGGTTCCCCGTATCAGGTTATCGACGGCAATCACGCGGCGGCAAGGGCGTTACCGGAGCCGCAACACGTGAAGACGATTTTGTTGCTCATATGTTTATCGCCAGCACTCATGATTATGTGCTTATCTTCACCGATAAAGGACGATGTTATTGGCTGAAAGTGTTCGAGATTCCCGAAGGCGGAAGAACCGCAAAAGGGAAATCGATTAACAATGTTATCGACAAAGATCCGGACGAAAAGATTGCCTCATTCATCGCGGTTAAAGAGTTTGACGATACACATTTTGTTTTTATGTTCACAGAGTTGGGGTTAGTGAAAAAAGTTGTTCTATCAGAATTTAGCAATCCTCGACGCAACGGTATTGTTGCGGCAAACTTGAAAAAAGGCGATCAACTCACCGATGTAAAGCTCACCGATGCAACGCAGGATATTGTCATCGGAACGCAAAACGGACTGGCCATTCGTTTTCACGAAGATGAAATTCGACCCATGGGCCGTTCGGCGGCAGGTGTACGCGGTATCCGGCTTGGCAAAGGAGACAAGGTTGTTGGAGCGGTGAATCTGCGGCGCAAAGGCACAACTATTCTTGTTGCAACACAGAAAGGTTTCGGCAAACGCAGTGAAGAAGACGAGTATCGCATTAGCCACCGGGGCGGTAAAGGTATTTTTACCGTGAAGGCATCTGAAAAAACCGGAAAGATGGTGGCGATTAAAGAAGTTGTCGATACGGACGATGTTGTGATCGTTACAAGCGATGGTATGGTTATTCGTCAGCATGCAGCGGATATTCGAGTGGCAGGGCGCAACACGCAAGGCGTACACCTTATACGACTAAAAGAAGGTGATTCGGTTGCAGACGTAGCTGCTGTTGTTGCCGAGGAAGAAGAAGAGAAACAACTTGCCGAGAAAGAAAAAAATGGCGCTAATATTAAATCATCAACACCGGATAAACCATTAATCGGTGGAAGAGATGAATTGAAACAAGAGAACATCGTTACACCAAAATCCGATAAAAACGAAAAGAAAAAACCAGCTTCGCCAACGAAACCAGTAAAGAAACTATCCAAAAAAAAGAAAAAGTAA